Proteins from a genomic interval of Bacteroidota bacterium:
- a CDS encoding M24 family metallopeptidase, which produces MKNLILFLFAFLFLQTQAQILLEKERSEIRDEMIEDRLVNLLPQLMDRADIDMWIIMSREYNEDPVIRSMLPSKWFAARRRTMLVFYRDKTNNLTERLAVSTYDVGKHIKTAWDKNKFSNQWDALRDIIVQRNPKKIGLNFSEHTGIADGLVLTDYNELMMVLPDEYQSKIVSAENLAIAWIETRTPKEMKYFTQLVGITHQVIAEAFSNSVIIPGKTTTEDVQWWIRDKITALGLETWFHPTIDIQRSNAKLESFINVFTKDNGGEVIVPGDLLHCDVGIQYLGLNSDVQEHAYVLRPGEDEVPEFLLSAMAKGNRLQDIFTSNFITGKTGNEIFFASIKQAKAEGINPSIYSHPLGLYGHSAGAVFGMWDQQDGVPGTGDYPLFENTAYAIELNVKVFLPEWDREIRIMLEEDGFWAEDGFRYINGRQTEIFKIYPQQ; this is translated from the coding sequence ATGAAAAACCTAATCCTTTTCCTATTCGCATTTCTGTTTCTTCAAACCCAGGCACAAATCCTTTTAGAAAAAGAACGATCTGAAATCAGGGATGAAATGATTGAGGATCGTTTGGTCAATCTCCTGCCACAATTAATGGATCGTGCGGATATCGACATGTGGATAATCATGTCTCGTGAATATAACGAAGATCCTGTGATTAGAAGCATGCTACCCTCCAAATGGTTTGCCGCTCGCAGAAGAACGATGCTGGTTTTTTATAGAGATAAAACAAATAATCTGACTGAGCGATTAGCCGTTTCGACTTATGATGTTGGAAAGCATATAAAAACAGCATGGGATAAAAATAAGTTTTCCAATCAATGGGATGCATTAAGAGATATTATTGTGCAGCGAAACCCTAAAAAAATCGGCCTGAATTTTTCAGAACACACTGGAATTGCTGACGGACTGGTTTTGACAGATTACAATGAATTAATGATGGTTTTACCGGATGAGTATCAATCGAAAATAGTTTCAGCTGAAAATTTAGCTATCGCCTGGATTGAAACCCGAACTCCCAAAGAAATGAAATATTTTACCCAGTTAGTTGGAATCACACATCAGGTTATTGCTGAAGCATTTTCCAATTCAGTGATAATACCGGGTAAAACAACCACTGAAGATGTACAATGGTGGATTAGGGATAAAATTACAGCGTTGGGTTTAGAAACATGGTTCCATCCTACTATTGATATTCAGCGTTCAAATGCTAAATTGGAAAGTTTTATAAATGTATTCACAAAGGATAATGGTGGAGAAGTGATCGTACCCGGAGATTTATTGCATTGCGATGTTGGCATCCAATATCTGGGTTTGAATTCGGATGTACAGGAGCATGCCTATGTTTTAAGACCAGGTGAGGATGAGGTGCCTGAATTCTTGCTATCGGCCATGGCTAAAGGCAATCGCTTACAGGATATATTTACTTCCAATTTTATTACCGGGAAGACTGGGAATGAAATCTTCTTTGCATCAATAAAACAGGCCAAAGCTGAAGGAATTAATCCATCCATCTATTCTCATCCATTAGGTTTGTATGGGCATTCGGCCGGAGCAGTATTTGGGATGTGGGATCAGCAAGACGGTGTGCCTGGCACGGGTGATTACCCCTTGTTTGAAAACACAGCTTATGCCATCGAGTTAAATGTGAAAGTATTTTTGCCTGAATGGGATCGGGAAATCCGCATCATGCTTGAAGAAGATGGCTTCTGGGCAGAAGATGGTTTCAGGTATATCAATGGACGTCAAACAGAGATTTTTAAGATTTATCCACAACAGTAA
- a CDS encoding YceI family protein, translating into MGQSQQITGEKVSIKWTGNKVGGSHYGTIDLKEGNLKWDHDQITSGKFVVDMQSIKNIDLTDAGYNKKLVDHLKSSDFFGVEEFPEAVLEITEGTVLSINKYKLMANLTIRGITHPIEFDALKEGDKLMAKLTIDRSKYEVKYRSKSFFQNLGDKLIYDDFTLEIVVTK; encoded by the coding sequence ATGGGACAATCACAGCAAATAACCGGCGAAAAGGTCAGTATTAAATGGACTGGAAATAAAGTTGGGGGTTCGCATTATGGAACAATTGATTTGAAAGAGGGGAATTTGAAATGGGATCATGATCAAATTACTTCTGGTAAATTTGTAGTGGATATGCAAAGCATTAAAAACATTGATTTAACTGATGCCGGATATAATAAAAAACTGGTTGACCATCTTAAGTCATCTGATTTTTTCGGAGTTGAAGAATTTCCCGAGGCGGTATTGGAGATAACCGAAGGCACTGTTTTGTCAATAAACAAATATAAACTAATGGCAAACCTGACAATCCGCGGAATTACGCATCCAATTGAATTTGATGCTTTAAAAGAGGGTGATAAGTTGATGGCAAAATTAACGATAGACAGAAGTAAGTACGAAGTAAAATACAGGTCAAAATCATTCTTTCAGAATCTAGGGGACAAATTAATTTATGATGATTTCACACTCGAAATCGTGGTTACTAAATAA
- a CDS encoding AsmA family protein, with product MKFLKKFFKWLAIILFSLVVLMFVVPIIFKGKLIKLAKIEINKNVNATVEFGDFSLSLFTAFPNANFVMHDLSIKGLGDFEMDTLLQFNKLELRVGLFSLGSNQLSISSILLDHLSIKTKVLKNGQVNWDIAKESTATTGNEQEASSFKLNLKRIKINNGEFVYDDEEMNLLTQVKDIQGILSGDMVADIANLRAEISSNDFTLTYGGINYISSAKIEAKGGIETDLANSKYTFTQNEILLNDLALLFNGSIEMPAEDITIKLDIVAKQNDFKSFLSMIPAIYNNNFKDIEATGTMGINAKIEGVYNEKQMPGFEVALNIDEGMFKYPDLPGSVKNVNVDLNINNKDGVMDHTIIDLRKLHLDFAGNPIDAQLLVINPMSDPNISGMLNGRIDLENLKNIIPLKETELKGIINSAVDFKGKISSVEEGNYADFLASGEIKANGLFYKSTTLPEGLALNDALLEFKPQYLDLKSFDAQFGKSDFQMKGKVENYLAYFFKDEALKGNFTFSSNLLDLNELMAANSDEDQQDSPVSVFEVPANIDFTLSSTIKKVLYQKIEINDVKGSIAVKDSKVELKNVMMNMLDGNITMDGFYETIDIANPKINFSLGINEIDLGKTFKNFNTFKLLAPIAENCLGKFSASINNYSCILKNNLMPDLNTINANGKINSKNIQLNNAAIFNQISSLLKSDDYKSFNLKDLVLSFLIKDGMVEVKPFVTKIKNTTTTISGYHGVDQAINYNLKFSIPRSDFGGANQVLTDLLSNAESTGLDFKMADFIDINAAITGSITNPKITLDLGKAGQSIVANVKEQVNEKIDATKQEAIQKAQDQADKIMALANEKASQLIAIADSSTAQIKRSAKILADKVRSEAETEAKKIEEKAAGQNELLQIAAKKGADIVRSEAEKKAVKIEEEAAVKTDQLMQKANIEADILKNKAKNEGDALIEKAKGL from the coding sequence ATGAAATTTCTCAAGAAGTTTTTTAAGTGGCTGGCAATTATTCTTTTTAGTTTAGTTGTTCTGATGTTTGTCGTTCCAATCATATTTAAAGGGAAATTGATCAAATTAGCCAAAATCGAAATCAATAAAAATGTTAATGCAACAGTTGAATTTGGTGATTTTAGCCTTAGCCTGTTCACAGCTTTTCCTAATGCCAATTTTGTTATGCATGATTTGAGCATAAAAGGATTGGGCGATTTTGAGATGGATACGCTATTGCAATTTAACAAGTTAGAGTTGAGGGTTGGATTGTTCAGTTTGGGGTCGAACCAATTGAGTATTAGTTCTATTTTACTTGACCATCTTTCCATTAAAACCAAGGTTTTAAAAAATGGGCAAGTGAACTGGGATATTGCAAAAGAAAGTACGGCAACCACCGGCAATGAGCAGGAAGCTTCAAGTTTCAAACTGAATTTAAAGCGGATCAAAATCAATAACGGCGAATTTGTTTATGATGATGAGGAAATGAACTTACTTACCCAAGTAAAGGACATTCAGGGAATTCTTTCGGGTGATATGGTTGCTGACATTGCTAACCTTCGGGCAGAGATTTCTTCAAATGATTTCACGCTTACTTATGGCGGAATAAATTATATAAGCAGTGCCAAAATAGAAGCGAAGGGCGGAATTGAAACCGATCTGGCTAATTCAAAATACACTTTTACCCAAAACGAAATTTTACTGAATGATTTGGCTCTGCTTTTTAACGGAAGCATCGAAATGCCGGCTGAAGATATTACGATAAAATTGGACATTGTTGCAAAACAAAATGATTTCAAAAGCTTTTTATCGATGATCCCTGCTATTTACAATAACAATTTTAAAGATATTGAGGCCACTGGCACGATGGGAATAAATGCCAAAATAGAGGGCGTTTATAATGAAAAGCAGATGCCGGGTTTCGAGGTGGCATTAAATATTGATGAAGGAATGTTCAAGTACCCCGATCTACCCGGATCGGTTAAAAACGTGAATGTTGATTTAAACATAAACAATAAGGATGGAGTGATGGACCACACGATAATAGATCTCAGAAAACTGCATCTTGATTTTGCGGGTAACCCCATTGATGCGCAATTGTTGGTTATAAATCCGATGAGCGACCCCAATATTAGCGGTATGTTAAACGGAAGGATTGATCTGGAGAACCTTAAAAATATCATTCCATTAAAAGAAACCGAATTGAAAGGAATCATTAATTCTGCAGTTGATTTTAAAGGAAAAATCTCATCAGTTGAAGAAGGGAATTATGCCGATTTTTTAGCAAGTGGGGAGATTAAGGCTAATGGACTTTTCTATAAAAGCACAACACTTCCCGAAGGTTTAGCCCTAAACGATGCCTTACTTGAATTCAAACCCCAATATCTTGATCTCAAATCATTTGATGCACAATTCGGGAAAAGTGATTTTCAAATGAAAGGGAAAGTTGAAAATTATCTGGCTTATTTTTTTAAAGATGAAGCCTTGAAAGGAAATTTCACTTTTAGCTCAAATCTTCTTGATTTGAATGAATTAATGGCCGCCAATAGTGATGAAGATCAGCAGGATTCACCAGTAAGCGTTTTTGAAGTTCCGGCGAATATTGATTTTACACTTTCATCAACCATTAAAAAAGTTTTGTACCAAAAAATTGAAATAAATGATGTAAAAGGAAGTATTGCCGTAAAGGATTCAAAAGTTGAGCTGAAAAATGTAATGATGAATATGCTTGACGGAAACATTACAATGGATGGATTTTATGAAACAATCGATATTGCCAATCCTAAAATAAATTTTAGTTTGGGGATTAATGAAATCGATCTGGGAAAGACGTTTAAGAATTTTAATACCTTTAAACTCCTTGCTCCGATTGCGGAAAACTGTCTGGGGAAATTTTCGGCTAGCATCAATAATTACAGCTGTATATTGAAAAACAATCTGATGCCTGATTTGAATACCATCAATGCCAATGGAAAAATCAACAGCAAAAACATTCAACTCAATAATGCGGCTATTTTTAATCAAATTAGCAGCTTGCTGAAATCCGACGACTATAAATCTTTTAATTTGAAAGACCTCGTATTGAGTTTTTTAATTAAAGACGGGATGGTTGAAGTGAAGCCATTTGTTACAAAAATCAAAAACACGACAACAACTATCAGCGGGTATCATGGAGTTGACCAAGCGATTAATTATAATTTGAAATTTTCAATTCCCCGTTCAGATTTTGGTGGGGCAAACCAGGTGTTAACCGATCTTCTTTCGAATGCGGAAAGTACAGGTTTGGATTTTAAAATGGCTGATTTTATTGATATAAATGCTGCAATTACCGGAAGTATCACAAACCCGAAAATCACCCTTGATTTGGGAAAAGCAGGACAAAGCATCGTAGCAAATGTTAAGGAGCAGGTAAATGAAAAAATAGATGCGACTAAACAGGAAGCAATTCAAAAAGCACAGGATCAGGCCGATAAAATAATGGCCCTAGCCAATGAAAAAGCTTCACAATTAATCGCGATTGCAGATAGCAGTACCGCACAGATTAAAAGGTCGGCTAAAATTTTGGCTGACAAAGTACGATCTGAAGCAGAAACTGAAGCAAAAAAAATAGAAGAAAAAGCCGCTGGGCAAAATGAGTTATTACAAATAGCTGCTAAAAAGGGTGCCGACATAGTTCGTTCGGAAGCTGAGAAGAAGGCTGTAAAAATTGAAGAAGAGGCTGCTGTAAAAACGGATCAATTAATGCAAAAAGCAAATATTGAAGCCGATATTTTAAAGAATAAAGCAAAGAATGAAGGAGATGCTTTAATCGAAAAAGCGAAAGGATTGTAA